The DNA sequence gtgcaagccacccagagatccaatgtcgcttacataatccggatatcgagtctagagtaatatatctgcattgtggttgtggtggtctATGTGATTCTAGTGAAAATGACAAAGATTGCATgatttctgtttataattgaactatATGATTCTtttaatcagattagcttacccttgcttgttGTGTGTCTGTCTCGTGTTGTATGTTTtcccttttgcgatgatcacctattcggtgggagtagatgtggttgcagtgtcaaaggcacttctggaggatAAAGAGCCATCGTGTTAGTGTTGAAGAGGAGGTTTTCAGTGGAagctttagcagtggtcagtagtacagagtttattagtttagtttaagtgtataagtgatatatttttatagtcataccttttgtaagactgtattaatatattgtgtacactggattatctgttgtggaactatgatgaaactccctatttttattagttttaatccgataaaattgggatgttacaattccTCTGTATTTTTAGGTTTTAATCGTTTTTCTAATGTTAAACTTTGAAGTTTTTTCTTTAGTTCTCACAGTCATTAAATATAACTGtgtaaataataatgttattagtataaaataatcattaataattaacCTATTTCAAAACAATCTATTCacatatataacttatttttaccCATACTACACACACGgagatatatttattattgtagctaaaatttctttatatatatatatatatatatatatatatatatatattatatcgctaaaattgattatacataaatatttaaaatatataaattgtataaaGTATACAAATTTATTGACAATGTACtaatagtttaaataaaataaatttataatattatttcattataaaatattgttaacaAACTTATCCCACACTATTATATTTTGAGAtgacatttgaatattttagtCTACCAATACAAAACTTTtctcaaattatattaaatcaaGTGTTATAATAAATAGATATTTGAAATACACAATATATTTCagatttatgataattatttatattataatcaaatattatttctgttattaataattttttttaaaatggttaaatttttgtaaaatttttgtaaataattaatttttgtaaaatttacaatgaaaattagaattagtttatttttaagatttaggttcaatttagtcattaaattttataattacgtATATTTAGTCATTTCAACCAATTTTTACTAAGtttgtttaacattttaaacgtattttacgATAATATatgagttgtttacaccgtttgacattgTTTCAATATTAGTTAAGAAATGATCATGAAAcgtaaataaaacatcaaataaatatagtaaaatttagttaaaataactaaattcacgtcgttttaaagttaaaaaattaaattggaccaatattttaaaaaaagactaattacaaattttactgagagttgagggactaaaaatatatttaaacttaaaatcaaatattatttgtctgaaatcaaaataaaaatattttaaagatttaataaattattttttaataaaaccaacattaaaaataacaaaatttatatcatttaaaagCTAATTTTGGAACAGATAGCACGAGAAGCACATGGACGTTGTCAAATGTCGTAAAAAATGTCATTgccaaaatatttgttttcttataaataaatagattagGTGTCACGAGGAACACGATACCATTTTCCTAATCATAAATTGTACCGACAATTGGAGGTCATGTATATAtttaggtatatatatatatatacacactcTATATATGCATATAGGCCAATTATTCAAGAAAAGCGCATTGTCATATTCAAAGGCACAGGTTGTGCTTCTTCAGGACTAAACAAAGGTAcatcttttttatctttcatttaCATCAATACAAAATCTTGACTCCAACAGATTCTTAGGATTCTTGCGAGTGCGAGTGATGTGTATGTGATATGCAGACCGTTAACTTTTTCTGAATGTACACGTTATAATCAATTTAGGTAAATTTCAATggataatttttgtaatagatttaaagaataaattgattgaattttgaGATAAATTATTGAGTTATTTTAAATGATgccatatattaaatttatttttgaatagattaaaaattattaaaataactttaatataataaaaataaaattagataattattaaataaattaaaaatattaaatttaataatattttaattactatatatatattattaataattatatacatatacatatactaataataataattattattagtttatacatattattaattattatatattaatatattaatcattatatttttaaaaatattttaattattatatattattaataataattatatatatatatatatatatatttattgttataattcattatacattaaaatatggtaaaagtaaaaataaataattattaaataagataaaaatattaaattttaacaaaaatttaattattatacatatttatatatatatatatattattattattaattatcatatatatatatatatattaataataataataataataattatatatatatatatatatatatatatatatattaattatgattaataattgaGAACCATGCACGCTGTCCATGAACTATTATGATACCTATTATTTATTTGGACAACAAGGGAGGTCATATACATATATGCATATACAGAAGTTGAAGAGATATAATAGTAAATGTATCATTCATCTTTTCAGATCAATGGTTGCTTATCTGTTCAAATCATCTGAAGATAAcacaacaatattttaatacaaacaTATTATTAACCAGGGAAACATATTATCATTTAGCAGCTGGGGGACTCACATGTGCatgtgttttcattttttttctctctattgtTTAGCTTCAATTTGATACTCATTTTTCACCAACCCCAAGTTACAGTAAATTAGAACTATTCCTAACAATAAACCtctgatattattattattataccaaCAATAGCCTCGAAAGAAGCAACACTGTGTCATGTAGCATACAATTACATTCAGCCATCtgttcttattattttattttaatagtccTTAgccattaaatattttatatatgaaacaaAATTGCAAACCACATAATCtctgctgttttttttttttccttctagaTAATCATTAATAGCTTGGAAGAAAACAATTtcgatttagtttttttatttcattatacatattattaattagTTGCATATATAATGTTACAAGTTATTttcatggattttttttaaatatgattaaattaacAAGGACTTAAAATAAACTGTGTTCATCATAACATCCTCATTATCCtgaataacaaattttaattcattaagatttgaatgtatatttaatgaaattaattcaaaataaaatcagtGCTTTTGTTGAGAGTTTCACTCTTATCATTGAAATTTCACTCAAATGACCTATATGATTATCTAACTTTAGGTTAAAATGAAGCTACATTGTATTATAAACATATATGCAGTTCATCATTTCCTTTGTTTGGTGTCTATGTTGTTTTTAACAgtaattttgtctttaaaaatattttaccttGGCTCAAAGATTGAATACCAATGGATGAACACTTTGGAGCAGAAACAAAACTGTACACTTTTGAACAatagttatttatttcttttgtccCTAGTCACATTTAACCCCATCCAAACATTGGTTACAACCATGTGGAGTTACTGCTCATCTGTGATACTGGTTTTCCTCTCcgctctttcatatatattttgcCACCCTACTATTATAAATATGCACTACAGCACTAACAATCCGCCACGAATGCCATTTATCTTCTACCGCCAATCCCATTTCAGTTGCCACCTCTTGTGATATCTCAACTCTTAAATCCTTTATCTAAACCATAGTAATACACGTAAGCTTACCCGTGTTACCTTTTCATTCTGTCTCTGCACATGTCCATGTTTTCTATTCAATTTGTTTCTTTGCTATCTCTTATTCTTTCGGATCTAACTTTTCTTGAACGTTGAAACCTTAAGTTTTTTTGTATTCCATCTTTCAAATGCGTTTGGGAAGGACTTTTGTTTGCACATAATTACCTACTAGCTgattagtaattaattttaggCATATTCATCTGCAGAAGGTGTTTAGACAATTTTCCTGGCAAAACATGAATTCCTCGGCTTTACCTTTGTTTTCTCCTGAGCTCGCATGTCCTGCGAGTGAATGCATGCGATACACGAATGTCAACTTTCTTTTATCCAGACCATCGTTAAGGGTTTCTTGCTTGGTTAAGAAAGGTGGTGATGTGGGGGCATCCAATGGCGATGGAAAGAACAGCAACGCTTCGGTTTCTTTGCAATCGATGCATAGCCACAAAGACGAGTCGTTTGAAAGAAAGAGAAGGATGCATGTGCCTCTACAAAAGACAGATTTTGTGAGGACATTGTTGATCGACAACTATGATAGTTACACTTACAATGTATACCAGGAACTATCTGTTATTAATGGTGGTAAGTTCTCTGTTTCTCACTTTAATGTGGCTCATGCGTGTAGAAGACACTTAGCAAAATGTTGTTTTCctattctaataataaaaatttaacagtGAATAGCCTTTTTCTTAAAAGGAACTCTTACGATGTTGACCTGTACTGTACTGCACATAGTCTGCAGTTtacaaaaaatagtgttaataGAATTGTTGTAGATGAAAATAGTAAAATACAGTTGATAAATACATGTTTGCATGCGTGTCACTATTTTTGTAgaagaaataattattaaatatcttCCTGAACATTCCATACTCTTGTACAATATACTCTATTTTGGAGAGTTTAAGAAACTTCATAAGGAGTTTATGTCCTTTTTAACAGCTGGTTTGGTTTATCATTTTTGGCAGTCCCGCCTGTGGTGATCCGAAATGATGAGTGGACGTGGGAAGAACTTTGCCATCACTTGTATGAAGAAAATGCTTTTGATAACATTGTAATATCACCTGGACCTGGTTCTCCGGCATGCCCAGAAGATATAGGTGAGAATCATGGATGACCTAGTTGCTTCTATTACGGATTTCAATATCTGTGTTAAAAGGTTCCATATAAGTTATAAATATGGCTAAAATACTATTATTAGTAAGAACATGATGGTTTTTCACCCCATTAGCTTCTTTTGGGATTGAGTTAAGCTCACTTCATTCTAATACGGTATTCGAACGGACCAGATTCCAGATCTTGTTGTTGGGTCACCCATAGATGTGCAACCGTATTCTCTTTAAAAGGACACCTAATTTAGTTTACAGaatttaatagtattatttaatttgatacctTAAGTGTGGAAGATTTTTATTTCCTTAAGTGTGGAAGGTTTTTATACTTTAGTAATTTTGGAAATGATTCCGTTTCGGGTTCAGGCATTTGTCTTCAGGTGTTGCAAAAATGCTGGGATGTTCCTGTTCTTGGTGTTTGCCTAGGACACCAGgtatttacttttcttttcagCAACATTGTTGCCTCGTTTCTCTCCCTACTCCTATGTTTAGTTTTACTCGCTTTCTGCACAGACCTTACAGACCATACTTTCTTCATTTCTAGAACATCGCGTAACTTTTAAGGTTTCAACTTGTACTGCTAATAGCATGCCCGAGTTTCAATGCATAGTTCACTTTATTTCTTGAATTTCGATCTTGCCGTACAACAATCTTACCccttcattttttattgtttggcCTTCCTTCCTAGACTGTAATCATACTAGGATATTGATATATGATGTTCTGTTAAGATGGTATCTTCAGCAGTATGTATACAGTGTACTAGCTGCATTATGCTTGATGATGATGGTCAATGGTTTGGTAATATGGTGGACCAACTCTTGTTCATAAAGGCCTTATATTGattatcattattcataatCGGTCTCATAATTTGTGTTGTCATGTCTTGACTGCTGTCAAGCATTGGACTTAAACCTGTTGTAATTCATCCTTTTGGTTCATAATATTTGTCATAATTCTGTCTTTAATAACTGTTGTTTAcattatatattcttatttaaCTGGTTAATCTATGATGTGATAGGCATTAGGTTATGTGCATGGAGCTCAAGTAGTCCATGCATCCGAACCAATCCACGGTCGTTTGAGGTACGGTTAAACATTTCAAAACCATATCTGTTGTTTTTTCCAGTACTTATTATGAAATTGcaacattcataaaaataaatatacctAAAAAGAATCATTTAAAGTTATCATATACATCCTTCCCTTTTCTTTTAACTAACTCTTTGCACTTTGCAGTGAAGTTGAGCACAATGGCTGCCAGCTTTTTCGTGATATACCTTCTGGTAGAAATTATGGTTTCAAGGTTTGTTCACCACTACACATTCTGTTgctatgaatttttatttatgtgtttgGCCATTTGCCTAAATCCCCTGtgttcaattcaatttaattaaaaactggAGTCATTCCTAGCAATTCTAAAACATATTCCAAACTAAAAGCCCTTTATTTGATTTGTAATGCATTTCCATAATTGGAATTTTGAAACTAAGGGCTTTGTAAGTGAATAATTTGTTGATATTATCTGAAAATATTGATGCAGTGACGTGATCTTTCATCTAAAGTTACAAAATGTTAGATAATCTCTCGCAAATGTTTGTTTATCCCCTTTTTCCTGTtaaatttcttgtttttttgtcaaaattttaaatgtatctGATCTACCATCATACTCATAATTGTTGTTGGTCGCATATTTCAGGTGGTTCGATATCATTCACTGGTTATAGATTCTGAATCACTTCCTAAAGAGCTCATTCCAACAGCATGGACCTCTCCCACTAGCACACTTCCTTTTCATGAAGCTCAAAAAGTTGAAAGCATTTTCGAAGACCCTGTTTTAGTTAAAGTCGGAAATGGAAGTTCAAACCATTTTGATTATGGAAATACTAGAAGTAAGAAAGTTCTTATGGGGATTCGACATTCTTCAAGACCACACTATGGTGTGCAGGTGTCTAATGCATAAATGATCTCCCTATAATATTTCCTTTACGTTTATATTAGTTCATTATTTCTTAAATGTGTTAATCTCAACAATTTTGATCTTCAGTTTCATCCAGAAAGTGTTGCAACCTGCTACGGAAGTCagatattcaaaaattttagagaGATTACAGAGGATTATTGGCTGAGATTTAGGTCATCTTTCAAGGAAAAACGTGCATATTCTAATGGTAAACTGAAGAgctttgttattaaaatttattctctTTGTTGTCAATGCTTCAAAGATGTTTAATTACTCAGACTTTACTGATATTATCTTTTCGGCTTTTTCGACAATAATGGGCTCTATTGAAGTACCCTTTGGTAACCAAAATTTCAGATTTTTTAGGCttgattgaaaattttcaatttttttaattgaaaaactaTTGAGAGGtaaatatttttgaagagaAGGTTAACCGTATTTTGAGAGGAGggttaaaagataattaaagtGAAGATAGAAATTAATAGAATTGGTGAATTTTTAAATAAGGGTAACTTTGGAAAGTTGggataattgtttttaatttgacactattaattttaacaaattctTAATACTTGCGAACTAGTTAAAAGTGACTTATATTAATACTCTGACAGAAATAGTAAGTTGTATTCTGTATCCCAGACCTTATAACAATGTTTACAAgcttcataattttattttcaattttcattggCCTTCAAATATATAAGTTCTGTGTAATTTACCCTAGCAGTAAACTTTCTTTAGCATGCATGCAGATTTCAAAGAGGTTCGCAGTAGTATGAGTGCAGAGAACAATGCAGTGGAccagttaaaaaaattagttcatGCAGAGAGAGATTTGGAATATAATAAAACTGAGATGAAGCATTTAGAAATGTTGAACATGGTAAATACTCATCATGCAACCACCGGTGATAAATGTTTGAAGTTGAAATGGAGGAAATTTAGTCACTTGGCTGGTCAAGTTGGTGGagcaaaaaatatattttgtgagTTGTTTGGACATGAAACTGAAAACACCTTTTGGTTGGATAGTTCCTCCACAGAGAAGGTATTCCATTGTTTTCAAGTTGaagacactttttttttttttatctcatgctTATAATGCACAATACATACACCTGTTTTCATTTAGATCTTCAAACTGTAATAAAAAGCTTCATCATATGCTGctaattatcaaatatttattattctctCCATCCTAATTAGGAAAGAGCACGCTTTTCATTTATGGGAGGAAAAGGAGGACGGCTTTGGAAGCAGTTAACGTTCAGATTGTCTCATCAAAGgtttgaaatcaattttttttctttagtttcttCAATTCCTTTTCTGTTCTACGTTCTTCAAAATAAGTGCTGTGCTTGTGTTCTGTTGTATGCTTTTAAGAGTTGAGTTGCACTATTTTCTTTACTGATGCATGAACAGGATAATAAGTATTTCTATCACTATGTAACCTTTTCCAGTGATGGGAGTTCAAAAGGCGGTGGTTATTTGTCATTGGAAGATTCTCAAGGTTCCGCAGAAACGATATTTTTGAAAGAAGGTTTTCTTGATTTTCTGAACAAGGTACATACAGAGTGAAACTGTGTTGGTCTTATGATGGTTTATCCTTGCCAAAAAAAATCCTTATTCTTCATTCTCTGGTTATCTAGATCAATGCAATGCCATGTATCACTATTATTTCCTTTCTCCACGTAAAAATGTTGCCTTCATAATGTTGCAGGAGCTTTTATCATATCGttatgatgaaaatgaatatGAAGGCCTACCATTTGACTTTCACGGTGGATATGTTGGTTACATCGGGTAGGTGGGAATGATAAGCAAATTATGTTTCTAAATTGAATAAACCTAATTGTATCTTTATATGATCTCTTCAATGAACTAATGGTTTCTTGTGTTGCAGGTATGACCTCAAAGTAGAATGTGGTGTGAAATCTAACCGTCACAAATCTAAAACTCCAGATGCATGTTTTTTCTTTGCTGATAATCTCGTGGTCGTTGACCACAAAAATGACGATGTTTACATATTGGGTATACACGAAGAAAATTCAAGTGTTACACAGTGGTTGGACGACACAGAGGAGAAACTCCTGAGCTTAGACGGCTCTGTGAAAATGGCTTCGGGAAAACGGGACTCTCATTATTCAACACTTTCCTCAAACAAGACTGGTTTTAGTGCTGAAAAATCTAGAGAGCAGTACATTGAGGATGTTAAGGAGTGTCAAAACTACATTAAAGATGGAGAAAGCTATGAACTGTGCCTCACAACTCAGATGAAGAAGCCGATTAAGGAATTAAATTCTCTTGGGCTGTATCTGCATTTGAGAGAAAGGAATCCAGCACCATATGCTGCTTGGCTTAATTTTTCAAAGGAGGACCTGTGCATTTGTTGTTCTTCTCCCGAGAGGTTCCTGCAGTTGGATAGGAAGAATACACTAGAAGCTAAGCCAATCAAGGGTACAATAGCTCGTGGTGCTACcaaagaggaagatgaacaACTCAAATTAAAATTGCAGTTCAGGTGACCTATATTTAGTTCTACACATCACTATCTTAACAATTGTTTCTAcagcttcattttaaaatttggaattacTTCTCTGAAGACATTGGGTGAATGTATTGTGAATTAAGTTGCTTTGTGTTTCAGCGAAAAGGATCAGGCTGAAAACCTGATGATTGTAGACCTTCTAAGGAATGACCTTGGTCGTGTATGTGATCCTGGTTCTGTTCATGTGCCGCTTCTGATGGATGTGGAATCATATGAAACTGTTCACACAATGGTGAGTACAATTCGTGGGAAGAAGCGTTCAGATGTGAGTGCTGTAGATTGTGTGAGAGCTGCATTTCCCGGTGGATCAATGACAGGTGCACCTAAGTTAAGATCAATGGAAATTATTGATTCTATTGAGAGTAGTTCACGGGGTATCTACTCAGGCTGTATTGGATTTTTCTCGTACAATCAGACATTTGATCTGAATATTGTCATAAGAACCGTCATTCTCCATGAAAGTGAAGCCTCAATAGGGGCTGGAGGCGCAGTTATTGCTCTGTCAAACCCTGAACAGGAGTATGAAGAAATGGTTTTGAAAACAGGAGCCCCATCAAGGGCCGTGATGCATTTTGATTAGAGCTCAATCGGTCAAACAATAGCCTTTTCTTTGTTGGTCAGAGGTCAGAGACAATAAGATTCATTATTAAGATTCATTACTAAGATTCATTTCATCGTACTTATCGTTGTAACAGTATTTGTCGTAGCAATATTTGTGAGCAATATACATGGAAGATGAATAAAACATGTTATGCTCAAAGTGCATTAGTATGTTGCTCAATTAATTAAGAGCCGTTATTGGTGGCTGGAAAAGAATTTGTTTGATTCAGTCATTTAGAGCTTACCTCATGGCTTATTATTAGTGAAAAAGTGTATGTCTACATCCAATCAAGCATGGCACTGTTGACAGAAAAATATGTTGTTTAAGCAATATTATCAATCATTTAGAGCTTGATCTTAAAGCTGTGTGTATAAAAAAGACCACGGGGAGATATgttattttagtgattttttaGGGATTTGgttcttattattatttgcgTGCTCACTACTGCATACATTATCTTTAATAACATTTAGAATATGGTGCTAAAGGTTCTCATTTGCAAAAGTAATATTTATACCCCATGATGTTGTCTATAATACATGTTACCAAAAGTTAGTTTGTAGTAATGTTTTGATgtattattagtatattttttaaaatattataaataagcatctttattaacatttgaaaattgttgagaatttaaCTTTGttgtaacatttaaaaaatgatacctatacaatttataacatttaaaaaaacattatctatatattttctaacatttaaataaatgttaacgattaaattattttgtaataattaagaAATCTTTACGATCGTGATAAAgtctttatttcttttcattttttttagtttagcaCCACTCAAATTTTCTTGTTGTGGTGGCTTGGCTCTcaactcattcaatgtttgtaaaaaaaaaaatatataaaatatgattaagaataaataaacttattacTCTTGAAAATCAATTGAATAGACTATGTACTAAACTattattgaaagaaaagaaataatgttttcatCTTCAGGACCGATTGAATTGGATTGCTTTCTTCAAGTCTTTGATCCACTAATTTATGAATAACTTTGAAAGGATTACTTTGTAAGCTCAACACATAAACTAAAATCAACACAAAAATTTATCTGCTTGAATATTCATAACTTAACCCGTAACAcacataaaacaatatattcaatctcaatctcaacagaaaaatacactaaaaaaaaacaattaagggAAGGggaaatgattaaatatatatgaatcaTGTCTTGAAGTATGAAACAACATGCAGAAACAAGAAGTATTACTATAAAATGTAACAGACATAAAAATTACCATATTAGGAGACATACTGGGAGGATGTTCGAGCACATTCCAATCTTTTAAAACTTTGGCCTTCTTTGTTTTagattctttttcatttattataaaatttataaaataataattaacatgttcaattttaaaaattcactaacaaactaaaaatataattaattgatgTTAGATATGATGAGTTTACTTTTCAACATGTTTCCTTTGAGCTTTTTCCTCCTTtcgcttcttcttcttcctatgAGAGTTAATTTTGTCTTAAATTTGGagagaaaaaattaaacaaatttacaagGATGCATACATTCACAATAAGTGAACAAACAATGACCTAAAAATGATGTTGAATAAGAACATACCTTCGGGTTGATATCTCTTTCATTTGTATTTGGATTCCATATGCTAGAAAAATCTGGAATTGCTACTATTGGAAAACATGTATGTAACTaagtaaaaaatgttttaaaaccaGTAAACATCAGTTTTGATAGCTTCCACTTGTTCTTGTAATTTTACTTGCATCTCCTCTTGCATATCTACTATAGCATTCCTTTTTACTTCATCTATTATTTTATGGGTTTCAATTCTAGACTTAGTTCCCATAAATCAACTTACTCAATTTGAGAAATTGATTGAACCATATCAGAGAGCTCATCTCAGGAGTCACCCTAGCAGTATCTGATTTTCAAACAGATAAACACATAAGAAGTGAGAAATCTAGAAAGAAGGAAGCTGTagagaaaaaaagttttttagAAAGATAAGatgtttataattaatgaaaatcgtttataaaatttatatttatactttaacgatctaatattaaaagaatggagtattcattattttaaacactatcgatcttaaaatatcattttctaaattCTCACgcatcatattatatattacaaaaacaatgtacattgaatgaataaatatatagatatcaataatcaataatatgaaataaaattttaaaatttgccacacaaaaaactaattttttattaattattcaataaacaacatttataatattatttaaatataaatatattatctcatataataaaaaatttataattaaaaaacatctaaaataaatCTAGTCAgcaatcttaaaaaaatataaagtacaaAACATATGTGtaacttttgtttattttctcaCGCTATCATTTACTTTATAGAAATTTACCTATTTCAatcaataacataaacaaaaacacTCAACTTCTAGTTTCAACccttcaaacaaaaaaaactaactttttCATTAACAATTCAaacacataatatttttattttcaatgctatttaattatagtatattatctcgtataataaatttattgaattttataatattgtattgataaaataaaagataattcagtgaattgataattatatatatatatatatatatatatatatatatatatatataaactatatccacttttaagtattttaaacatttaaaataaatatttatatcaatattatttattattatttattatgcaaTTAATTATGCTATCAAAATAAGTGATACTATTCAttacagaaattaaaaatatgatatataatttatttatattaatatatattatatacaaaaaCATGTATTACACATAAAACCCtatgtaaaaaaattactattatgGACAAAACTTCGTCGTACgtaaaaaatatgtatgtatgacgtataaaattttataatacgtaaaacaaatatatattacgcataaaattttataatttttttttgtgtgatgaagttcttttataaaaaaataacaatatataaaatatttgaattgacTCTTAGGGGTGACGCATTTTTATTACTATCCATGCAGGGTTATATAATTGTACAGTAAAGTAACTATGTACCGATTATGAATTTGATGGAGTAGTTAAGTTTAGAATAATTgggtttaagtttttttttttttcattagacTTAAGAGATTTATGGAAACATCGCAATGTATTAAAACTTTCAAAAAACATTACGTTAAATATTACCACAAATCAAATTCAACAAACATAtgagaatttgatgaaaatataaatttaaacgaAAATGGTGAATGCAAtcttga is a window from the Vigna unguiculata cultivar IT97K-499-35 chromosome 7, ASM411807v1, whole genome shotgun sequence genome containing:
- the LOC114192116 gene encoding aminodeoxychorismate synthase, chloroplastic-like encodes the protein MNSSALPLFSPELACPASECMRYTNVNFLLSRPSLRVSCLVKKGGDVGASNGDGKNSNASVSLQSMHSHKDESFERKRRMHVPLQKTDFVRTLLIDNYDSYTYNVYQELSVINGVPPVVIRNDEWTWEELCHHLYEENAFDNIVISPGPGSPACPEDIGICLQVLQKCWDVPVLGVCLGHQALGYVHGAQVVHASEPIHGRLSEVEHNGCQLFRDIPSGRNYGFKVVRYHSLVIDSESLPKELIPTAWTSPTSTLPFHEAQKVESIFEDPVLVKVGNGSSNHFDYGNTRSKKVLMGIRHSSRPHYGVQFHPESVATCYGSQIFKNFREITEDYWLRFRSSFKEKRAYSNDFKEVRSSMSAENNAVDQLKKLVHAERDLEYNKTEMKHLEMLNMVNTHHATTGDKCLKLKWRKFSHLAGQVGGAKNIFCELFGHETENTFWLDSSSTEKERARFSFMGGKGGRLWKQLTFRLSHQSDGSSKGGGYLSLEDSQGSAETIFLKEGFLDFLNKELLSYRYDENEYEGLPFDFHGGYVGYIGYDLKVECGVKSNRHKSKTPDACFFFADNLVVVDHKNDDVYILGIHEENSSVTQWLDDTEEKLLSLDGSVKMASGKRDSHYSTLSSNKTGFSAEKSREQYIEDVKECQNYIKDGESYELCLTTQMKKPIKELNSLGLYLHLRERNPAPYAAWLNFSKEDLCICCSSPERFLQLDRKNTLEAKPIKGTIARGATKEEDEQLKLKLQFSEKDQAENLMIVDLLRNDLGRVCDPGSVHVPLLMDVESYETVHTMVSTIRGKKRSDVSAVDCVRAAFPGGSMTGAPKLRSMEIIDSIESSSRGIYSGCIGFFSYNQTFDLNIVIRTVILHESEASIGAGGAVIALSNPEQEYEEMVLKTGAPSRAVMHFD